A window of the Azospirillum formosense genome harbors these coding sequences:
- a CDS encoding squalene/phytoene synthase family protein — MADFNIAPTKPRKPSPVARKDADSENFPVASRLLPKHLRPHVMAFYRFVRLGDDIADDPDLEPETKLAYLEALERSLTTGQAKHAYLKPALDLRASLQATGVSDRHPRQVLRAFRRDAVGARCHSWSDLLLYCRFSANPVGRYLLDLHGEGVAAGPASDALCTALQVLNHLQDCREDWSQLGRCYIPLVWFDDSAISVERLVETESDAKLRAIFDRTLEHTDRLLERAAPLPGLIQHRGLRMEASVILSLAESLAQRLRSRDPLKKRVVLGTHHKLFATARGLARAIGSK; from the coding sequence ATGGCCGATTTCAACATCGCCCCCACCAAGCCCCGCAAACCCAGCCCGGTCGCCCGCAAGGATGCGGACTCGGAGAATTTTCCGGTCGCCTCGCGCCTGCTGCCGAAGCATCTCCGGCCGCATGTCATGGCCTTCTACCGGTTCGTCCGGCTGGGCGACGACATCGCCGACGACCCCGATCTCGAGCCGGAGACCAAGCTCGCCTATCTGGAGGCGCTGGAGCGCTCGCTGACCACCGGGCAGGCCAAGCACGCCTATCTGAAGCCGGCGCTGGACCTGCGCGCCAGCCTGCAGGCGACCGGCGTCAGCGACCGCCACCCCCGGCAGGTGTTGCGCGCCTTCCGGCGCGACGCGGTCGGCGCGCGCTGCCACAGCTGGAGCGATCTTCTGCTCTATTGCCGATTCTCCGCCAACCCGGTCGGCCGCTACCTGCTGGACCTGCATGGCGAGGGGGTGGCCGCCGGGCCGGCGTCGGACGCGCTGTGCACCGCCCTGCAGGTGCTGAACCACCTCCAGGACTGCCGGGAGGATTGGAGCCAGCTCGGGCGCTGCTACATTCCGCTGGTCTGGTTCGACGATTCGGCGATCAGCGTCGAACGGCTGGTCGAGACGGAGAGCGACGCCAAGCTGCGCGCCATCTTCGACCGCACGCTGGAACACACCGACCGGCTGCTGGAACGCGCCGCCCCCCTGCCCGGCCTGATCCAGCATCGCGGGTTGCGGATGGAGGCGTCGGTGATCCTCAGCCTCGCCGAGTCGCTGGCACAGCGGCTGCGCAGCCGCGACCCGCTGAAGAAGCGGGTGGTGCTCGGCACGCATCACAAGCTGTTCGCCACCGCACGCGGGCTGGCGCGCGCCATCGGGAGCAAATAG
- the hpnD gene encoding presqualene diphosphate synthase HpnD produces the protein MPQPSLDSTQSDTADSPAAAAAAVTGRSGSTFYWPMLLLPRSKRAAMFAIYAFCRRIDDIADEPGEPADKRAALDAWRTEIRGLYAGGAPSSSLGAALKGAIERYGLPRGELEALIDGMAMDIPADGGNGGPVNGGMTGPALPTLRLYCRRVAGAVGMLAIRVFDRADASTEAFALALGEALQLTNILRDLTEDAEIGRLYLPRELLDEAGIGSSDPATVLAHPNLPQTCEALAMLAEERFAEARRALAEGQSAGRRGSLWAAVAMMVLYHRLLVRLRARGWRDLDRRVRVGKRECALVAVRCALGYPPAA, from the coding sequence ATGCCGCAGCCATCGCTGGACTCGACGCAGAGCGACACCGCCGACAGTCCGGCTGCCGCGGCGGCGGCGGTGACCGGACGCTCGGGCAGCACCTTCTACTGGCCGATGCTGCTGCTGCCCCGCTCCAAGCGGGCGGCGATGTTCGCCATCTACGCCTTCTGCCGGCGGATCGACGACATCGCGGACGAGCCCGGCGAGCCGGCGGACAAGCGCGCGGCGCTCGACGCCTGGAGGACGGAAATCCGCGGCCTCTACGCCGGCGGCGCGCCGTCCAGCTCGCTGGGAGCGGCGCTGAAGGGCGCCATCGAGCGCTACGGGCTGCCGCGGGGCGAGTTGGAGGCGCTGATCGACGGCATGGCCATGGACATTCCCGCGGACGGCGGAAATGGCGGTCCCGTCAACGGGGGCATGACCGGCCCGGCGCTGCCGACTCTCCGCCTCTATTGCCGCCGCGTCGCCGGCGCGGTGGGCATGCTGGCGATTCGCGTCTTCGACCGCGCCGACGCCTCCACCGAGGCTTTCGCCCTGGCGCTGGGCGAGGCGCTGCAATTGACCAACATCCTGCGCGACCTGACCGAGGACGCGGAGATCGGCCGCCTCTACCTGCCGCGCGAGTTGCTCGACGAGGCCGGGATCGGCAGTTCGGACCCCGCCACGGTGCTCGCCCATCCCAACCTGCCGCAGACCTGCGAGGCGCTGGCCATGCTGGCCGAGGAGCGCTTCGCCGAGGCGCGCCGGGCGCTGGCCGAGGGGCAGTCCGCCGGGCGGCGCGGCTCGCTGTGGGCGGCGGTCGCCATGATGGTGCTGTACCACCGGCTGCTGGTGCGCCTGCGGGCCCGGGGCTGGCGCGATCTCGACCGGCGGGTCCGGGTCGGCAAGCGCGAATGCGCCCTGGTGGCCGTGCGCTGCGCGCTCGGCTATCCGCCCGCCGCCTGA
- the hpnE gene encoding hydroxysqualene dehydroxylase HpnE, translating into MGTVHIVGAGLAGLSAAVRLTEAGRRVVLHESAPQAGGRCRSFHDAALDRVVDNGSHLALSGNRSLLGYLERVGARGALSELRPAAFPFLDLGSGERWCLRPGGLWLFDKARRVPGSRPADYLAALRTLTARPETAVADALPPGGPLFERLWRPLAVSVMNGAPERVSARLFGAVLRETLLRGEAACRPLFAEKGLSAALVDPAVAWLTRHGADLRTGTRVDGLERAGERLAALSVDGERIPLGGGDAVILAVPAWIAGRLLPEAVPMPAAGRAIVNAHFRLPDAMELPGGLPFLGLVGGTADWLFRRGDVLSVTASDADALAAQTVEAVAATLWRDVARALGTPGAALPPYRIVKERRATPDQSPVHAANRPGARTALKNLVLAGDWTNMGLPATLEGAVRSGEFAARAVLDARITTFSRLGLFPAFTLPRRGPI; encoded by the coding sequence TTGGGCACCGTCCACATCGTCGGCGCCGGCCTCGCCGGCCTGTCCGCCGCCGTCCGCCTGACCGAGGCCGGGCGGCGGGTCGTCCTGCATGAAAGCGCGCCGCAGGCGGGAGGGCGATGCCGCTCCTTCCACGACGCCGCGCTGGACCGCGTGGTGGACAACGGCAGCCATCTGGCGCTCAGCGGCAACCGTTCCCTGCTCGGCTATCTGGAGCGGGTCGGCGCCCGCGGCGCCCTGTCCGAGTTGCGCCCCGCCGCCTTTCCCTTCCTCGACCTCGGCAGCGGTGAGCGGTGGTGCCTGCGTCCCGGCGGGCTGTGGCTGTTCGACAAGGCCCGCCGCGTGCCGGGAAGCCGCCCCGCCGACTACCTCGCCGCCCTGCGGACCCTCACCGCCCGCCCCGAGACGGCGGTGGCCGACGCCCTGCCTCCCGGCGGGCCGCTCTTTGAGCGGCTGTGGCGCCCGCTGGCCGTGTCGGTGATGAACGGGGCGCCGGAGCGGGTGTCCGCCCGCCTGTTCGGGGCCGTGCTGCGGGAAACGCTGCTGCGCGGCGAGGCTGCCTGCCGGCCGCTGTTCGCCGAGAAGGGCCTGTCCGCCGCCCTGGTCGATCCGGCGGTGGCGTGGCTGACGCGGCATGGCGCCGACCTGCGCACCGGAACGCGGGTGGACGGGCTGGAGCGCGCGGGGGAACGTCTCGCCGCCTTGTCGGTCGATGGGGAGCGCATTCCGCTCGGCGGCGGAGACGCGGTGATCCTGGCGGTCCCGGCCTGGATCGCCGGACGGCTGCTTCCCGAGGCCGTTCCCATGCCCGCCGCCGGCCGGGCCATCGTCAACGCCCACTTCCGCCTGCCCGACGCGATGGAGCTGCCGGGCGGCCTGCCCTTCCTGGGGCTGGTGGGCGGCACGGCGGACTGGCTGTTCCGGCGCGGCGACGTGCTGTCGGTGACGGCCAGCGACGCCGACGCACTCGCCGCCCAGACCGTCGAAGCGGTCGCCGCCACGCTGTGGCGCGACGTGGCTCGGGCCCTCGGCACGCCCGGCGCGGCTCTGCCGCCCTACCGAATCGTCAAGGAGCGCCGAGCGACTCCGGACCAGTCCCCTGTCCATGCGGCGAATCGCCCCGGTGCCCGGACGGCATTGAAAAACCTCGTTCTGGCCGGCGATTGGACGAACATGGGCCTTCCGGCAACGCTCGAAGGTGCGGTTCGCTCCGGCGAGTTCGCCGCGCGGGCGGTCCTGGACGCAAGGATTACCACCTTTTCGCGCCTCGGCCTTTTTCCAGCCTTCACTTTGCCGCGCCGCGGGCCTATTTGA